A genome region from Littorina saxatilis isolate snail1 linkage group LG16, US_GU_Lsax_2.0, whole genome shotgun sequence includes the following:
- the LOC138950026 gene encoding putative ankyrin repeat protein RF_0381, translating to MERSAQRGDSGPRTSQANADASVDDIPSGHHDGATADTLMTSRSHAGNDNGSNMPVNSSGDVSVNVPGDVGGGFNVASHMTQENRHITHDNQRRYDHRQYTTSTINCAHHNYAGAVIPHIHLHLPEICEPDFVIQLISATKSSGHLSLASPSIPDTSSHMAGSGRHGILDEENHHTGEVHESKDDKTLGTDTEDALHYASDKGSIEVVNTLLKHGADTNTTTTQGFTALHCASVLGLVDMVNNLLMHGADINTTGTSGFTALHYASQLGDVEVVNTLLKHVKDINTTTTEGDTVLHCASEKGHEEVVKTLLKHGADITEKSKNGLTALHCASQVGHVEVVNTLLEHGADINTIDTQGFTALHIASLLGHVEVVNTLLKHGADIDSKGEYVCTALLCASYQGHVEVVNTLLKHGADISTTTTQGATALHCASQEGHVEVVNTLLKHGADINTTTTQGATALHCASLQSHVEVVNTLLKHGADINTTDSQGFTALQLASLNGHVEVVNTLLKYGADINTTTTQGGTALHIASHKGNVDAVNTLLEHGADINTTDTQGGTALHYASIQGHVEVANILLKHGAEINITTTQGITALLCASEKGHVDVVNTLLKHVADINSTETQGVTALQRASEMGHVDVVNTLLKHGADINSTDTHCITALHCASEIGHVDVVNTLLNHGADINTTDTQGVTPLHWASQEGHVEVVNALLNHGADINTTNKQGFTALHCASQSGHGNVVNTLLKHGAEIVINTTSIQGFTALHCASLQSDEEVVETLLNTALRESKRSWQCREHAVEAWC from the exons ATGGAGCGGTCTGCTCAGAGGGGTGATTCTGGCCCGAGGACGTCACAGGCAAATGCTGATGCCTCTGTTGATGACATCCCTTCCGGTCACCATGATGGTGCAACAGCTGACACACTAATGACGTCACGGTCACATGCTGGGAATGACAACGGTTCAAACATGCCCGTCAACAGTTCTG GCGACGTGTCTGTGAATGTTCCTGGTGACGTGGGGGGTGGCTTCAACGTGGCCAGTCACATGACTCAAGAAAACAGACACATCACCCATGACAACCAGCGACGCTACGACCACAGACAGTACACCACTAGCACCATCAACTGTGCACATCACAACTACGCAGGAGCAGTGATTCCACACATACATTTGCATTTACCAGAAATATGCG AACCTGATTTTGTGATACAGCTAATTAGCGCAACCAAGAGCAGCGGTCATCTCTCACTGGCGTCTCCGTCCATACCTGACACTTCATCACACATGGCAGGCAGTGGTAGACATGGGATCCTCGATGAGGAAAATCACCACACTGGTGAAGTACATGAATCAAAAGATGACAAAACTCTTGGAACAGATACAGAAGATG CACTGCACTATGCAAGTGATAAAGGCAGTAtagaggtggtgaacactctgttgaagcatggtgctgacaccaacacaacaaccacacagGGTTTCACAGCACTGCACTGTGCGAGTGTTCTTGGCCTTGTAGATATGGTGAACAATCTGTTGATgcatggtgctgacatcaacacaacaGGCACATCGGGTTTCACAGCACTGCACTATGCGAGTCAGCTAGGCGAtgtagaggtggtgaacactctgttgaaGCATGTTAAAGACATCAACACAACCACCACAGAGGGTGACACAGTATTGCACTGTGCGAGTGAAAAAGGCCATGAGGAGGTGGTGAAAACTCTGTtgaagcatggtgctgacattaccgaaaaaagcaaaaatggtTTGACAGCACTGCACTGTGCGAGTCAAGTGGGCCATGTAGAGGTTGTGAACACTCTGTTGGagcatggtgctgacatcaacacaaTAGACACACAGGGTTTCACAGCGCTCCACATAGCGAGTCTTCTTGGCCAtgtagaggtggtgaacactctgttgaaGCATGGTGCCGACATCGACTCAAAAGGCGAATATGTTTGCACAGCACTACTCTGTGCGAGTTATCAGGGCCATGTAGAGGTGGTAAACACTCTGTTAaagcatggtgctgacatcaGCACAACAACCACACAGGGTGCCACAGCACTGCACTGTGCGAGTCAGGAGGGTCATGTAGAGGTCGTGAACACTCTGTtgaagcatggtgctgacatcaacacaacaaccacacagGGTGCCACAGCACTGCATTGTGCGAGTCTTCAGAGCCAtgtagaggtggtgaacaccctgttgaagcatggtgctgacatcaacacaacaGACTCACAGGGTTTCACAGCACTGCAGTTAGCGAGTCTTAATGGCCATGTAGAGGTTGTGAACACTCTGTTAAAGTatggtgctgacatcaacacaacaaccacacagGGTGGCACAGCACTGCACATAGCAAGTCACAAAGGCAATGTAGATGCGGTGAACACTCTGTTGGAGCATGGTGCTGACATaaacacaacagacacacagggtGGCACAGCACTGCACTATGCAAGTATTCAGGGCCATGTGGAGGTTGCGAACATTCTGTTGAAGCATGGTGCTGAAATCAATATAACAACCACACAGGGTATCACAGCACTACTCTGTGCGAGTGAAAAAGGCCATGTCGATgtggtgaacactctgttgaaGCATGTTGCTGACATCAACTCAACAGAAACACAGGGTGTTACAGCTCTGCAACGTGCAAGTGAAATGGGCCATGTTGATgtggtgaacactctgttgaagcatggtgctgacatcaactcaacagacacacactgtattACAGCTCTGCACTGTGCGAGTGAAATAGGCCATGTTGATgtggtgaacactctgttgaatcatggtgctgacatcaacacaacagacacacagggtGTCACACCACTGCACTGGGCGAGTCAAGAGGGCCATGTTGAGGTGGTTAACGCTCTGTTGAATcatggtgctgacatcaacacaacaaacaaacagggtTTCACAGCACTGCACTGCGCGAGTCAAAGTGGTCATGGCAATGTCGTGAACACTCTGTTGAAGCATGGTGCTGAGATTGTCATCAACACAACAAGCATACAGGGTTTCACAGCACTACACTGTGCAAGTCTTCAGAGCGATGAAGAGGTGGTAGAAACTCTATTGAA CACTGCACTGCGCGAGTCAAAAAGGTCATGGCAATGTCGTGAACACGCTGTtgaagcatggtgctga
- the LOC138950025 gene encoding serine/threonine-protein phosphatase 6 regulatory ankyrin repeat subunit B-like, translating into MHVTVLHCASYQGHIEVVNALLKHGADINTTNTEGDTALHCASRQGHVDVVNTLLKHVKDINTTTTEGDTALHCASRQGHVDVVNTLLKHGADITETNKNGLTALHYASSKGHVEVVKTLLQHSTDINTTGTKSVTALHIASLQGHVEVVNTLLEHGAEINTTTTHDVTALYFASYTGHVEVVNTLLKHGADIDSKGKYDGTALLCASEMGHVEVVNTLLKHGADIYTTGTEGVTALHIASLQGHIEVVNTLLKHGADTDTSETMHVTVLHCASYQGHIEVVNALLKHGADINTTDTHGVTALHWASQEGHVEVVNTLLKHVKDINTTTAEGQGDTALHCASRQGHVEVVNTLLKHGADITETNKNGLTALHYASSKGHVEVVTTLLKHGADINTTGTQGFTALHTASRLGHVEVVNTLLKHGAVINTTNTEGATALLCAGIQGHVEVVNTLLKHGADIESKGKYDCTALHCASQVGHVEVVNTLLEQGADISTIDTQGATALHIASLLGHVDVVNTLLEHGADINTIDTQGFTALHTAVLRGHVEVVNILLKHGADIDSKSKYDGTALLCASEKGHIEVVNTLLKQGADINTSVTHGSTALHLASQEGRVEVVNTLLKHGADINTSVTHGSTALHLASQEGRVEVVNTLLKHGADINTSVTHGSTALHLASQEGRVEVENTLLKHGADINTSVTHGSTALHLASQEGRVEVENTLLKHGADINTSVTHGSTALHLASQEGRVEVVNTLLKHGADINTSDTHGSTSLYCESQEGHVKVVNTLLKHDADINTTDTLGVTALNIASHQGHGEVVNTLLKHGADTNTSNTHGITALHMASLLGHVEAVNTLLEHGADINTTDTHSVTSLYIASVCGHVEMVNTLLKHGADINSKAKYYDCTALLCASENGNIKVVNTLVKYGADINTKDTLGVTALHIASRQGHVEVVNTLLKHGADINTTLTLVLTALDIASRKGHVEVVNTLLKHGADINTTDTHGVTALHYASQEGHVEVMNTLLKHGADINTTTTKGATALHYASLYGYVEVVNTLMEHDADINTTTTQAATALHSASLKGHVKVVNTLLKHGADINTTTTYCGKALHFASLYGHVEVVNTLLKNGTDINTTTKQGFTSLHYASQEGHVEVVTTLLKHGAYINTTTTQGTIALHYASLYGHVEAVVTLLKHGADINTTTTQGATALHAASLNGHVKVVIILLKHEADITMTTAKGFTALHCASKEGHVEVVNTLLKHGADISVTTRKGNTALRLARRKGYKEVVNTLAQHGATE; encoded by the coding sequence ATGCATGTCACAGTACTGCACTGTGCGAGTTATCAGGGCCATATAGAGGTGGTGAACGCTTTGTtgaagcatggtgctgacatcaacacaaccaacacagaGGGTGACACAGCATTGCACTGTGCGAGTCGTCAAGGCCATGTGGATgtggtgaacactctgttgaaGCATGTTAAAGACATCAACACAACCACCACAGAGGGTGACACAGCATTGCACTGTGCGAGTCGTCAAGGCCATGTGGATgtggtgaacactctgttgaagcatggtgctgacattaccgaaacaaacaaaaatggttTGACAGCACTGCACTATGCGAGTAGTAAGGGCCATGTAGAGGTGGTGAAAACTCTGTTGCAGCATAGTACTGACATCAACACAACAGGCACAAAGAGTGTCACAGCACTGCACATAGCAAGTCTTCAGGGTCACGTAGAGGTGGTGAACACACTTTTGGAGCATGGTGCTGAAATcaacacaacaaccacacatGATGTCACAGCACTGTACTTTGCGAGTTACACTGGCCAtgtagaggtggtgaacactctgttgaagcatggtgctgacatcGACTCAAAAGGCAAATATGATGGCACAGCGCTACTCTGTGCGAGTGAAATGGGCCAtgtagaggtggtgaacactctgttgaagcatggtgctgacatcTACACAACAGGCACAGAGGGTGTCACAGCACTGCACATAGCGAGTCTTCAGGGTCATAtagaggtggtgaacactctgttgaaGCATGGTGCCGACACCGACACATCCGAAACAATGCATGTCACAGTACTGCACTGTGCGAGTTATCAAGGCCATATAGAGGTGGTGAACGCATTGTtgaagcatggtgctgacatcaacacaacCGACACACACGGTGTAACAGCACTGCATTGGGCGAGTCAAGAAGGCCATGTGGAGGTGGTAAACACTCTGTTGAAGCATGTCAAAGACATCAACACAACCACCGCAGAGGGCCAGGGTGACACAGCATTGCACTGTGCGAGTCGTCAAGGCCATGTGGAggtggtgaacactctgttgaagcatggtgctgacattaccgaaacaaacaaaaatggttTGACAGCACTGCACTATGCGAGTAGTAAGGGCCACGTAGAGGTGGTGACGACTTTGTTGAAAcatggtgctgacatcaacacaacaGGCACACAGGGTTTCACAGCACTGCACACAGCGAGTCGTCTTGGCCAtgtagaggtggtgaacactctATTGAAGCATGGTGCTGTcatcaacacaacaaacacagagGGTGCCACAGCACTGCTCTGTGCGGGCATTCAGGGCCATGTAGAGGTGGTTAACACTCTGTtgaagcatggtgctgacatcGAGTCAAAAGGCAAATATGATTGCACAGCACTGCACTGTGCGAGTCAAGTGGGCCATGTAGAGGTTGTGAACACTCTGTTGGAGCAAGGTGCTGACATCAGCACAATAGACACACAGGGTGCCACAGCACTGCACATAGCGAGTCTTCTTGGCCATGTAGATgtggtgaacactctgttggagcatggtgctgacatcaacacaaTAGACACACAGGGTTTCACCGCATTGCACACAGCGGTTCTTCGGGGCCATGTAGAGGTGGTTAACATTCTGTtgaagcatggtgctgacatcGACTCAAAAAGCAAATATGATGGCACAGCACTACTCTGTGCGAGTGAAAAGGGCCATAtagaggtggtgaacactctgttgaaGCAAGGGGCTGACATCAACACATCCGTCACACACGGTTCCACAGCACTGCACCTCGCGAGTCAAGAGGGCCGtgtagaggtggtgaacactctgttgaaGCATGGGGCTGACATCAACACATCCGTCACACACGGTTCCACAGCACTGCACCTCGCGAGTCAAGAGGGCCGtgtagaggtggtgaacactctgttgaaGCATGGGGCTGACATCAACACATCCGTCACACACGGTTCCACAGCACTGCACCTCGCGAGTCAAGAGGGCCGTGTAGAGGTGGAGAACACTCTGTTGAAGCATGGGGCTGACATCAACACATCCGTCACACACGGTTCCACAGCACTGCACCTCGCGAGTCAAGAGGGCCGTGTAGAGGTGGAGAACACTCTGTTGAAGCATGGGGCTGACATCAACACATCCGTCACACACGGTTCCACAGCACTGCACCTCGCGAGTCAAGAGGGCCGtgtagaggtggtgaacactctgttgaagcatggtgctgacatcaacacatcagacacacacgGTTCCACATCACTGTATTGTGAGAGTCAAGAGGGTCATGTAAAGGTGGTGAACACTCTTTTGAAGCATGAtgctgacatcaacacaacaGACACACTGGGTGTCACAGCACTGAACATAGCGAGTCACCAAGGCCACGGagaggtggtgaacactctgttgaagcatggtgctgacacaaacacatcgaaCACACACGGTATCACAGCACTGCACATGGCGAGTCTTCTTGGCCATGTAGAGGCGGTGAACACTCTGTTGGagcatggtgctgacatcaacacaacagacacacatagtGTCACATCACTATACATTGCGAGTGTTTGTGGCCATGTAGAGAtggtgaacactctgttgaagcatggtgctgacatcaacTCAAAAGCCAAATATTATGATTGCACAGCACTACTCTGTGCGAGTGAAAATGGCAATATAAAGGTGGTGAACACCCTGGTTAAGTatggtgctgacatcaacacaaAAGACACACTTGGTGTCACTGCACTGCACATAGCGAGTCGTCAAGGCCAtgtagaggtggtgaacactTTGTTGAAGCATGGTGCCGACATCAACACAACACTCACACTGGTTTTGACAGCACTGGACATAGCGAGTCGTAAAGGCCAtgtagaggtggtgaacactctgttgaagcatggagctgacatcaacacaacagacacacatgGTGTCACAGCACTGCACTATGCGAGTCAAGAGGGCCATGTAGAGGTGATGAACACTCTGTtgaagcatggtgctgacatcaacacaacaaccacaaagGGAGCCACAGCACTGCATTATGCGAGTCTTTATGGCTAtgtagaggtggtgaacactctGATGGAGCATGACgctgacatcaacacaacaaccacacagGCTGCCACAGCACTGCACTCTGCGAGCCTAAAGGGCCACGTAAAAGTTGTGAACACTCTGTTAaagcatggtgctgacatcaacacaacaaccaCATATTGTGGCAAAGCACTTCACTTTGCGAGTCTTTATGGACAtgtagaggtggtgaacactctgttgaaGAATGGTActgacatcaacacaacaaccaaacaggGTTTCACATCACTGCACTATGCGAGTCAAGAAGGCCATGTAGAGGTGGTGACGACTTTGTTGAAGCATGGGGCTTACATtaacacaacaaccacacagGGTACCATAGCACTTCACTATGCAAGTCTCTATGGTCATGTAGAGGCGGTGGTCACCTTGTtgaagcatggtgctgacatcaacacaacaaccacacagGGTGCTACAGCACTGCACGCTGCGAGCCTTAATGGCCACGTGAAGGTGGTGATTATTCTGTTAAAGCATGAAGCTGACATCACCATGACAACCGCAAAAGGTTTCACAGCACTGCACTGTGCCAGTAAAGAGGGCCAtgtagaggtggtgaacactctgttgaaGCATGGTGCCGACATCTCAGTGACTACCAGAAAAGGCAACACAGCACTTAGGTTAGCAAGGCGAAAGGGCTATAAAGAAGTAGTGAACACTCTCGCCCAGCATGGCGCCACTGAATAG